AGTGTTCTCTCTCTTAGAAACAATATTTTTTGTTGAAGATTGCTTGTGATTTGTAGGAGACGGAGAAGTTCAAAGCTGAATTGCTGAAGAAGCTGTCGAAGCAGAAGGAAACCTTCGGCAACGATCTTCGAATGGTTGTCGATGTTTGTGCAGAGGTAAAGTTGCGGCGTTTCTGATTAATcagttgagatttttttttttttttgcgattATCATTGAATTTAGGTATGAAATTATGCAATAGCCTTTGGTTATGAAGTTTTCTGCTTTAATCATCACTGTTAATCACTTGATGAGTTTATTTTGGAACCCTAGTTAATGTTGCTTTAAATAGGCAGTAATATggcaagtgtgtgtgtgtgtgttgcgTTGCTGCCTCTTTCTGAATTACTTTGATGATTGAAAATTTCAACCTATTTGGTTTCTTAGCAAATATTAGCAAATCATCACTGATTTTTTTCGATTTCTTGGTGTATAATGCCTGCATTTGCTGATCATGTGAAATCAGAGAAGGTGTTTGTATTCCTTAACTAGGAAAAAGGCTGATTTCATCTGTTTTAGTTATTGCATGTGACTGACTGCATCTTATAATTTACTCGATCTCGTTGGAAGCAGGAAACGGATCATGTGATCATCATCGTGTCAAATTAGGGCAAATAATTTCGATGGCAGTTTCTATGGGAACATGTCTTCTTAAAACAGAGCGATTTCATTAACTGTTTTGCTACGTGTGAAGTTTTCTTGGTGCTTTTACAGTGTTTGATAAAAGTAAGAACAGTGCTAAGATATTGTTTGTTGATTTGTCTGAAATCAGCCTGTTTATCGTGATATCAGATATTCGGTGAATTCCTACATAAAGATTATGGAGGGCCTGGAACATTATTGATTGAGCCTTTCACAGATATGATGTTGGCACTAAAGGATAAAAATCTGGCTGGAGCAGCATTGGCTGCTCGAGCCTCGTTATTGTGGGCACAGAACTATGTCGATCGGGATTGGGAAGATTGGAACTCCAAATCACACGAATGAGTTACAAATCTTCCCCACCTATCTCCATTTTGTGGCACATGATGTTTGGTTAGTTTTACAATGCAAAGAGGGATGAATCGGGGTGTTGAAATTGTTCGCTACTTAAGCTGTACTAGTCAAGAAAGAGGCTCTACTTCAACAGTCTCTTTTAGCTATACAAAAGGATTGTTGCTCCACAAATTTTTTGAGTTTCAAGATTTCATGATTTCATGATTGAGTTGTGTTCCCATCATCTTCTGTGGATTATTACTTTAGCTCCCGAACTCAGAAATGCTCTGTAGAGATGGCTGCCATGATTTGGGCCGTCCTGCAGCAGGATTTGTCGACCCTGATCGTTGTTTGTGTCTGTCGGATCTTCTTGCCTGAAAAAGTAGCAATGCACAAATTATTATGATGCAGAACTATGAATTTAGTTGCTTGTTTTCGTGTTTTTCTATCTGCCCTGGTCGAGAAATGAGGAATACTAACACGTTCAACATATTTTTATCCGTTGCTCCCGAGCTTATATGCTTTGTTTTGATATTTTGCAGAAAGTAGCTGAGGTCATTACCTGATTGTTCTTCTTCGCCATTGCAGATGCTCCCGCCTCGTGCTCAGAACTGGTAACGTGCTTCTCTGAATTCGCCTCCGTGTTTTGATCTGATTCCGACTGGTTTCTCTTGCTTCGTGCGTGCTTTTTTGCTCTGATCACTTTCACAACCTCTGCAACAAAAAGTCTTGCCTAATTTAGGA
The genomic region above belongs to Salvia miltiorrhiza cultivar Shanhuang (shh) chromosome 5, IMPLAD_Smil_shh, whole genome shotgun sequence and contains:
- the LOC131025271 gene encoding protein PLASTID REDOX INSENSITIVE 2, chloroplastic-like isoform X1, which gives rise to MASLCNLAILPPASFPAKKPVAGGAAILRTPPQFLAARKLSSVIRKAIQSQSREKYVYPDPIPEFAAAETEKFKAELLKKLSKQKETFGNDLRMVVDVCAEIFGEFLHKDYGGPGTLLIEPFTDMMLALKDKNLAGAALAARASLLWAQNYVDRDWEDWNSKSHE